In Pseudofrankia saprophytica, one genomic interval encodes:
- a CDS encoding glycosyltransferase has product MSVVVPAFNEARRLPWSLPVLSDVLRRLPGAELIVVDDGSTDDTARVAAELLRDVPDSRVIRLPWNNGKGAAVRIGVAAAVGEAIVFMDADLASDVADLPLLLAALEHAEVALGSRRLGRSADRVATRRLGSWAFNQLTRSLVSLDLADTQCGFKAFRHAEAKVLFGLSRANGFGFDVEVLSLARSLGYRIAEIPVRWSEEPGGTFRVVRHTPAMLAELARARRHAQRAVPAGPAKPTAWPPSRGRD; this is encoded by the coding sequence GTGAGCGTCGTGGTTCCGGCATTCAACGAGGCCCGCCGGCTTCCATGGTCGCTCCCTGTCCTCTCGGACGTCCTGCGTCGCCTTCCTGGTGCCGAGCTGATCGTCGTCGACGACGGCAGCACCGACGACACCGCCCGAGTAGCCGCCGAGCTGTTGCGTGACGTGCCGGACAGCCGGGTGATCCGACTCCCGTGGAACAACGGGAAGGGCGCCGCGGTCCGGATCGGGGTGGCCGCCGCCGTCGGCGAGGCCATCGTGTTCATGGACGCCGACCTGGCCTCCGACGTCGCCGACCTGCCGCTGCTGCTGGCGGCGCTGGAGCACGCCGAGGTGGCGCTCGGCTCGCGCCGGCTCGGCCGAAGCGCCGACCGCGTCGCCACCCGCCGCCTGGGCAGCTGGGCGTTCAACCAGCTCACCCGCTCGCTGGTCTCCCTCGACCTCGCCGACACCCAGTGCGGCTTCAAGGCGTTCCGGCACGCCGAGGCGAAGGTTCTCTTCGGCCTGTCGCGGGCGAACGGTTTCGGCTTCGACGTCGAGGTGCTCAGCCTCGCCCGGTCGCTCGGCTACCGGATCGCCGAGATCCCGGTCCGCTGGTCGGAGGAGCCGGGCGGGACCTTCCGGGTCGTGCGGCACACCCCGGCGATGCTGGCCGAGCTCGCGCGGGCACGCCGTCATGCCCAGCGAGCCGTGCCAGCCGGGCCGGCGAAGCCCACCGCGTGGCCGCCGAGCCGAGGTCGCGAC
- a CDS encoding ribose-5-phosphate isomerase, whose translation MRVHLGSDHAGYHLKAALGEWLAELGHTPIDHGPTDYDPDDDYPPFVMAAAAAVAAEPGSLGIVIGGSGNGEAIAANKVAGVRAALAWSEETARLGRLHNDANVLSLGARMHEVTEALAFAEVFLSTSFSDEARHTRRLRMLTAYERTGELPPVPSGAPAPPAV comes from the coding sequence GTGCGTGTCCATCTCGGTTCTGACCATGCCGGCTACCACCTGAAGGCCGCCCTCGGCGAGTGGCTGGCAGAGCTCGGCCACACCCCGATAGACCACGGGCCGACCGACTATGACCCCGACGACGACTACCCCCCGTTCGTCATGGCCGCTGCCGCGGCCGTCGCGGCCGAGCCGGGCAGCCTGGGGATCGTCATCGGCGGCTCCGGCAACGGCGAGGCCATCGCCGCCAACAAGGTGGCGGGGGTGCGCGCCGCCCTCGCCTGGTCCGAGGAGACCGCGCGCCTGGGCCGGCTGCACAACGACGCCAATGTGCTCAGCCTGGGTGCCCGGATGCACGAGGTCACCGAGGCGCTCGCCTTCGCCGAGGTGTTCCTGTCGACCTCGTTCTCCGACGAGGCCCGCCATACCCGCCGCCTGCGGATGCTGACCGCCTACGAGCGCACCGGCGAGCTTCCCCCCGTCCCCTCAGGCGCTCCCGCTCCCCCCGCGGTCTGA